The Euphorbia lathyris chromosome 8, ddEupLath1.1, whole genome shotgun sequence genome has a window encoding:
- the LOC136203595 gene encoding large ribosomal subunit protein uL2-like, giving the protein MGRVIRAQRKGAGSVFKSHSHHRKGPAQFRSLDFGERNGYLKGVVTEIIHDPGRGAPLARVTFRHPDRYKHQKELFIAAEGMYTGQFLYCGKKANLMVGNVLPLRSIPEGAVVCNVEHHVGDRGSFARCSGDYAIVISHNPDNGTSRIKLPSGAKKIVPSSCRDMVGQVAGGGRTEKPMLKAGTAYHKNKAKRNCWPRVRGVAMNPVEHPHGGGNHQHIGHASTVRRDAPPGQKVGLIAARRTGRLRGQAAAKADKD; this is encoded by the exons ATGGGTAGAGTCATCCGTGCCCAACGTAAGGGTGCCGGCTCCGTCTTTAAGTCCCATAGTCACCACCGGAAAGGTCCCGCCCAATTCCGCTCCCTTGACTTCGGCGAGCGAAATGGATATCTGAAGGGAGTGGTTACCGAAATCATTCACGACCCCGGCCGTGGTGCCCCGTTGGCCCGTGTCACATTCCGCCATCCAGACCGATACAAGCACCAGAAGGAGCTTTTCATTGCAGCGGAAGGCATGTACACTGGTCAGTTTCTGTACTGTGGTAAGAAGGCCAATTTGATGGTCGGTAATGTCTTGCCTTTGAGATCGATTCCAGAAGGAGCTGTTGTATGTAACGTTGAGCACCATGTCGGTGACAGAGGATCTTTTGCTAGATGCTCTGGAGATTATGCTATTGTTATTAGTCATAATCCTGATAATGGAACAAGCAG AATCAAGCTTCCTTCTGGTGCCAAGAAGATTGTGCCAAGTAGCTGCAGAGATATGGTTGGTCAAGTAGCAGGTGGAGGCAGAACCGAAAAGCCTATGTTGAAGGCAGGAACCGCATATCACAAAAACAAAGCGAAGAGAAACTGTTGGCCTAGGGTTCGAGGTGTGGCTATGAATCCAGTGGAGCATCCTCATGGTGGTGGTAACCACCAGCATATTGGACATGCTAGTACTGTTCGCCGTGATGCACCTCCCGGTCAAAAAGTTGGTCTCATTGCGGCTAGGAGGACGGGTCGTCTTCGCGGACAAGCAGCTGCTAAAGCCGACAAGGATTAG